The window TATGTGATGTACCTGATCAAATAATCGGGGCGGTGTGCCTCGTTCTTGAATGCAAAACAAGGTTAATCGGACTTGCCACTTGTGCACAGATTTAGACTGGGACAAGACAATTGTGAACAATATTGTACGTGTCCAAACTCATCGTGCGGCATATGCACGTGCGAAATCATTCACGCGCCTATGTGAATGGACCACAAATTCATTGCACATTTCGAACCATATGCTTCTCTCCATTTACAAAAGTAACGCATCGCAATGTCTTAAAAAAGGACACCCATCTAAGCCCGTGGAGTGCTGAACTTGCCTTGCCCTTCGCATCGTTTTCACTGTCCCGCGTTGGTCCAAATTCTAAGTGCTGAACCTCAAAACGCTTCTGCAATCTTTCACATGGAAAGATTCGTCCCACGCGTGCTCGAACAGAGATCGTTTGCCCGACACGTTTTGGGCTCTTGAAGAATTGAGACACATGGGAACGGCACGAGACATTGGCGAGCGAAGCCAGAGATGCGAACAGACATTCAGCAAACACTGAAAGTCTcacttcgtcttcttcttctcgttctttccattttcctttgttctttacttttcttctctctgtagggaaagaaaggaggaggagaagggacCAGTTTCTCTCGGTCGTGAAGGTCGCCGTCAGCAAGATTTTGCAAGGGATGCTTGCCTTCAATTAGCTTGGACGGTTTTTCGATTGCTGATCGCACACCCACGACGACCCTCATTGTCTttttacagagagagagagagagagaggtaggtTTGGTGGATCCAAGAAGATCTGGGATGACTTTTGGGGGATTCAAGGACGTAATGACCCTTTGGAGTAACAAGATGAGGCAAGACATTACATCATCGTCTTTGCCTTGTTTCGTGAAAGGTTCTTGCCATGCTATCAACTGCAAACTCCTCCCCATCTCCTCAATTTTACCCTTTTCTTCTCTAGGGAAGATACTTAAAATGCCATGTGTGTTGTACATTAGTGTTTAACGAGATATATCATCCAGTTGTATCTCTATGATCCTCTGGCAAAATCGTATCTAATTATAGGGACTAGTGTAGATAAAGCTCTtggtaaaaaaaagttaatggtTGCATAATTTTCCCCAAACAAGTTGGTAACTAGAGACACTTTCATGAAATTACACTAtcttattttgacaatttaccaaaGGATCGACTCCTCTTTTCTACttttatctacttttatttgtcttttcgtACCAACCCCTTATATATAGCAACTCTTGAATGAATTTACCAATCATTATTTGAGTGATTTACcgactttttaaaattaaaccAATTAGATTTGAGTTAATAATGTTGATTTAAATTTCTTATCAATATTAGCTTGGTCTTTAAATTTACCcttttttctattgaattatcaactattaatttttttaaccaaCTCATTGTACTTACTGACTATTTGTAGAAATCACAAACATAAACCGGAGTGATTACCAAGTTTTATCCGACAAACTTTATATTGCCGATTTTCATAGGAGTTAATCATTgacattgatttgatttttttaaattaccagCTTCTCTTATATATAACGAACAAACTTCCCTGTATTTACCTTTCTTATTAGCGTCTTAAGTTGACAACTATAGTATGAAATTATCAACCATTATTTGAGTCCACCGTCACTTTTGCCCAATTAAATTTGGGTTAACAAGAAATGttaccaacatttatttgttttccAATTTACCAACTTTCAATTGTATTATCACTTTTATCGCATTATTTCCCAACTATTAAATTTACTAAATCTTTTTAGAATTACCAATCTTAATTAGAGTGACTACCAACTTTTCTTTGGTTAAGTTACCATTAAGGGTAAGCGATTCTAAGTTCCATATAGATTTCACTTGGAATCTACCCATTAGAATATGTTCATCATATTTTGGAACTCGGAACATATTCTACATATTCTAGAATCTAGAACCCACCCTGCCACAAGTTCCAAGGTTTACTTAGGttccacttatattattaattaaataattgtagtgaattaaaacttttaatgatCACTACTTATTACTACAATGCATGGACAATAAAGACACggaaaatatgaacattaataaagtaaaagttttgGTCATATAATGGAATTCAGACTAGTGCTTCtaaattatacatttattaTCGAATGACATAGAATATCATAAGATTGCACGAAAACataaaccaagaaaaacattGAAACTTGTTCCAAGTTCTAGGTTACAAATTACGGGTTCTTCCAACTAAAAACTTCTAATCTACCTATTAAAATAGATTCCTCATTTTTAGGAACCTAAAACCCACCTTGCATATCTTGAAGCTTGAAATCTATAGGTTTCCATCGGTCCGTTTCTCAAGTTCCAAGTTCCACTTTAAAACCATGCTCACCTGCGAttaccatcttcttcttcttcttctttatctctAATAAAAACGCTTATCATACTATTCACCAATGTTTGTTTATCTTTCTCATAGATGGCATAAATTTACTGGCTATATCATGAAATTATCAACTTTCCTTTGtgtaatttacaaaatttttatcttattacATATCGATCTATTCCAAATCATCAATTCTCATTTGAGTTGGTTATAAACATTTATTTGTGATTCTTGAAATTTACTTACTTTTTGTTCGGTTAATGCATATATTTGTCTCGCTTACTAACTTTATAGATATactatttatctatttattttttttacacaGATTACCCAGCTCGAAGGTGGGGATTTTTTGGGATATTCTACTCTTATCTTTTTTGTCAGGTCGTAAGTTTCAAAAAGAAACGGCGCACAAATGATTAATCTGAGAGATAAAGTAGGGATGTGATGAAAACCAAGAGGATGTCCTGGGAGAGTATCTTTTGCTTGTTTATAATCTCGAAGCCAGAAAGAAGGGAATGCAACATCAGCATCTTTTCCTTTCTGACCTCTGCTTTTCCTGATGTCCCGCGCATCTTGGCCCTATAACTAAAAGGGACCCCCCAAGAGAaaattgactataaaaaatGGATAGAGAGAGACGGAGGAAATAGTCGTACGGAGCAATTTGCTATTGTAAATTTGGGACCAAGATATATAGAGGCGATAAGCCGATCGTATAAATGATCACGACATCCTCTAATGACTCTATCATATGATCAAACGACGGTGCGAAGGGTTAACCGACACAGAAATTGTACGGTGAAAAGTGCAGCAATACATTCCTCTATATGCCATGGAGCAAGCACAGCATCGCCCTTGATGATAGATTTTCGACGCGGGCTTTTCGATAATACCTTGGCTGGTGGGGACAGCATATTCCCGAAATCACGGCCAGAATCCGGATTCGAGACAAGCCCTCCTACTATGGGATCAATATCCCAGATGGGTCAATGAATTTACTATCTGGTTTTTCACCATCCTGCACCGATTTCTCAAGTTTCGACTCAATCTTCTAGAACAGCCTAGTCAAAGTGGGCTTTTTTAGCATCTTACGGGCTCGAGCACGGGCCGGCTGGCGTTGGTAGAGGAGCAAATGGGGGTGGGGGTTGCGGGTGGTGAACCGGTAGGTGAGCCGGCACGTGATCCTTTGACGTTTTGATTTTTCGTGCGCGCGTCCTGGTATCTGGTGCTGGGCTCCCTTGTTTCTTTCGGTGAAAACCTCCCGAAAGCGACCGTTCTCCGtcctcgctcgctcgctcgctctccaCGTAATCCCCATTTTTCAATCGATTTCTTCTTCTGCGCTGTGTTTGTCCTTTCCGCCCCGCACAGCCCGCCGTTTCGCGCCCCATGTATTTTAGCGAGTTTGGTGCGTGACCTACCACTTAATAGATGATCAATGGCcgaacaacaaaaaaaatcttaaacctttcgataatttatcaataaagtctattaaactaatttttgctAATGACATGATATCGACCATCATATGTAATATAACCGGtattaatgtgaataatttttttaattgtttttttaaaattattattattattatttattcttttcttttctttgtttcttcaattGTTGATCGGCGAGTTCATCAGTCAACCCTTGCTGGCCATAGGCAAGATCAAGGCACAACCCATGCCTAGGAGGAGGCTATGACCCATGCCTTTATCAATGGCCAACTagagttgtaaaaaaaaaaaaaaaaaaaaagacaataaaaaattcgaaaaataaaataaaaaatttgtaaaactTATTTGTCTTAGTGCTAATCGTGCCATGTAATATGATTGGTATTTATATCagcaattttgattaaaaaaaatgactcgATGTCTTCCTCTACCGCCACTGCTCTCTTCCAACATATGGCGGTAAGGTAACTCTTCAACGTCGAAAGTCGACGGCTGGGGTCGGACGAAGAATCACAGCCCATTCCCGAATTGTCGGGCTTGGCACTCGTCTGAAGCGAGAGACTAATCTGATATCTATCGAGTTGCCTCGTTAAGGATGCCAAATTCAGCTCATCTTCACTCACGGTTCTTTCGACCCGGAAAGGACCCTTAATCTTTGGTCACATATATGCAGAAGAGAAATGCTATCCACACTCGGATTAGTACGAAATTAGGGCGGGGCCCGACATGGTTGGTCATTCTCGATTAAATCCACGTAATTGGCGATCTTTTGCTGAAATCCTGCGGTTGGTTGGGCTTGAGCTAGAGATGATTGGATGGACGATGTGATGTGGGTCCAGACGCTACGATTAGAATATCATTAGACGGCCCGTTTGAAGGGAAGATGAATTGGTGACCTCGCGTGCGCTCTTTTGCTGCACCGCTCGGACATTCACTTCCCAGTACACGTGCTTCGCCTATCCGATTCTCTGTCTCGTGAAGTCAACACGAGACAAATTTCTTAGGATTGTTTTTGGGATTGCTCCGAACTCGGGAAAAGTACCATAAAGTtacaaatattttgttttgtatcaatttaatcataaaattttcatttttactaattaaatctcaaacattttgatgatttaatAATATAGTCCGTCTAACTAATTTTGACTGAAAACCATTGTTATGGATATCAATAATTCTACGTGGTACGGCTGGTGCTAATGAGGATAACTATAAACCAGCAAAGGTTACAAGTCCTCGCCTAGGTTCAAGAgagggccgtgacccttgcCTAATTTGGGGAAGGGTCGTGAGCCCCTTGTCTATGGCCAACAAGGGTTGTGATGCCCATGCCTAAACTAGGCAAGGGCGCTGGTCCTCACTTGTGGCCAGAGATAGTCACCTAGCTACTTTGCTGACCTTgaattgtaaaaaataaataaagaaacaaaaaagagaaaataaaataaacataattaaaagtTTGTGAAATTTATTCATATTAGTGGCAATTGTGTCATATAGAATGGCTGCGTCCATATCAGCGATATCTGGCTACAATTGATTAGtgaattatattaacaaatcgtcaaaaagatttaaaactcggtataattgaaagatttaaaatcaattaggacaattaaaacttttttttttgtttataattgaattagtacaagtgcaatgatttattttttatttttattttttccctgcAAACAATATGGTGGATTTTGGGTAGACCGTAGCTTTTGTTATGTGGCCATGCATATTAGAAcatctactttatttttaatgTGATATATTAAGAATACGGAAGATCCGTTACCCTACCTTAGAGTCCCCAACCCATCAATAATTTCCAACGAAATACACCACATCCAACACCGCAAAAAATACTGAGCAGACAACCGATTGAGATTCCTTTCCTGAGAAATTGTTCTGACACAGCACACACAGTGGATATCCAAGCAATTACAATGGAGGGCCCATTGAATTAacggaaaattatccaaaaaatccaaattagtaAGATGCATGTTCACTGTCCCTCACCTAAGATTGGCAACCTCCGCCAGCCATTGGCAAGGCCCGGTggagggaaaaagaggaaaaatgaaaagaagaataaaaggaaaaaaaaaaaaaaaaaaggaaaaaaataatccaaaaattcaaaaaatatttaaatattattaaatattgtcCATATTAGCAATGGTtatgccacgtaggatggctAGCATCTTtgttagcaatttccaatcGAAATTAGGCAGATCaactcaattggcaaactatgaaaaatatttaaaattcaattgacaaaataaaaaccGTGCTTGATGTATAACCCATCCTTGCCATGAAAAGTGTAAtgggtttaaaactttttaaacaatttttttataaaattagcAATCGCCTCTGATATCACTCTTCATATCACTTTAGTCGAAGTCATCCATAATCACAGTATTGATTCAAATGATCAGGAAGAGATTTTTACCAACTGAGCTAAGATCAACTCTCTCTTTTGTCATGTATTATCACAGTGTAATATTGAAAGCATCGCCTCCCCAATGGTATATAACCCATCCTTGCCATGACAAGATATTTATGCCGTGTTGCCTAGATACATCGAACTTTATCACAATCAATTTAGATAATTACTCAAATCCTTAAAATTATAAGCACCCGTATCAAACCGTGCTTGATGTGATTCATGTATGAAAAAAAGGTATTTAGCCTAAAAACGACATGAAAAGTATACTTAACAAGCGGTCGGTAAATGCTTGACACAATGGTTTCTAAAATATATTTGGCCCAAGATTGTTCTTAATGTCCaccgaaaaatattaaatgaatcGGTTCCCATCTACGGTTCACAGATGCCCACAAGTTAATTCCTGCTCCTTAGAATTGGGTAGGTTGGACGAGAGAGGCACGAGCTAGCGGTGCGGGTAGTTGGGGGGTCGCAGCTGCCACCCCTCCTTCACGCACTTTGCCTCATCCACCATCATATAAACCCATCCTTCAATCCCCTAATCACAGCACTCGAACGATCAAGAGAAATTCACAAGCTTCACAGCACGAGAGTTAAAGAGCGAGACACGGTTTGATCCAGTGAAGGGCCGGCCCCCGGAGATGGCGAAGACGCTCACCGCGCTGGCTGGGGAGAAGACCCTCCAGTCCAAGTTCGTCCGCGATGAGGATGAGCGCCCCACGGTGGCCTACAACCAGTTCAGCAACGTGATCCCCGTGATATCCCTGGCGGGGATCGATGAGGTTGGCGGCCGGAGGGCCGAGATCTGCAAGAAGATCGTGGAGGCGTGCGAGGACTGGGGCGTCTTCCAGGTGGTTGACCACGGGGTTGACACGGGGCTCATCACCGATATGACCCGGCTCGCGCGTGAGTTCTTCGCTCTGCCCTCGGAGGAGAAGCTCCGGTTCGACATGACTGGCGGCAAGAAGGGGGGGTTCATCGTCTCGAGCCATCTCCAAGTAATTACGCTTGTTTCTTTACTTTCTAACTCCAAAATGGTATATAATTTGAGGTTTCTCTTATAGACTTTACCATGGTGCCATGAGCAATTTTCTACGCTTCAGTTCACAGACTACTAATTTAcctcaaaaaatttcatatggAGTGATCAAACATAGGAAATTTACTGCTGTTTATAACCATGTTTTACTGCCAATTACTTTCTGCATTTCCACAGCAGAATGGTACTGGAGAAATTTCCGCATACACAGTTATGAACTGTTCAATAGCTGGGACCACTTttgtggtttttatttttagtactCCATAGTCGCAAAGGACAAATGTGTTGCGTAGGCAAGCCTTTTAATTTATGTGATGGGCTGAAATAATCAACAATTTAAGAAAGAACGAGAATACACAAACAACTTAAATGTTATGGAATTCATCCAGAGAAGTAGTAACTTGACGTGTTTCTTTAAGTAGTGACAGTGATGCGTCCCTTTAAATTTCTTCGCATggtaggaatcaatttaacttataGAATCAGAAAGAATATTCTTTTTTCTGGCTCGAACTTAACATCCAGTGGACTCAATCAAAACTGGATTGACTCATGGCCAGGGCGAAGCAGTCCAGGACTGGCGCGAAATAGTGACGTACTTCTCATACCCGCTTCGAACCCGAGACTACTCCCGATGGCCCGACAAGCCGGAGGCATGGAAGTCGGTGACAGAGCAGTACAGCGAGAAGCTCATGGCCCTCGCTTGCAAGCTCTTGGAGGTCCTCTCGGAGGCAATGGGACTGGAGAAGGAGGCACTGACCAAGGCATGTGTGGACATGGACCAGAAGGTGGTGGTCAACTACTACCCCAAATGCCCGCAGCCCGACCTCACGCTCGGGCTGAAGCGCCACACTGACCCGGGAACCATCACCCTTCTGCTCCAGGACCAGGTGGGGGGCCTCCAGGCCACCAGAGATGGCGGCAAGAGCTGGATCACCGTCCAGCCTGTGGAAGGGGCTTTTGTGGTCAACCTAGGCGATCATGGTCATGTGAGTATTTTTCTCTATCTATCTGTCATGGAACTTGCATTATCATGGTTCGAGCACAATCCATTCTTAACCCAACCCATCTCTCCCCTGAAACTAAGAACGAAAACCACTTGGGGGGAAAGGAAGAAGCAATCTCAGAGGAACTCTATCAAACATGCGGCGTGCTTCCATATTCCATGACTCCATGGAAAAAAGCACATACTTCTTTGTCGTCACAAATGCTAATACTTGATGAAAAATTTCTCGACCCAATCAATCTCACTGTAAAAGAAATAATCgctcaaaagaagaaatagaaatctCAAGAGGAATTGTATCAAACACGTCGCGGACATTCCACACTCTAGCCACTACCCCTCCCGCTGACCGAAATCTTGCGCGCAGTTCCTGAGCAACGGGAGGTTCAAGAACGCGGACCACCAGGCGGTGGTGAACTCCAACTACAGCCGCCTCTCCATAGCGACGTTCCAGAACCCGGCGCCGGAGGCCACGGTGTACCCGCTGAAGgtgagggagggggaggagtgCATCATGCCGGAGCCCATCACCTTCGCGGAGATGTACAGGCGGAAGATGAGCAAGGACCTGGAGCTCGCCCGGCAGAAGAAGCTGGCCAAGGAGCAGGAGCAGCTCAAGGACGCGGAGAAGACCAAGCTGGAAGCCAAGCCAATTGAGCAGATCTTCGCTTGATGATGAGAGTTCCAAAGCCTTTCTTTACGTTCTTTCCCATTGGCTCCCTCCCTCGCTGTTGTGGTCCCATTACCACAGAGTCTCGTGAATCACGGTTGTTCCAGTGGCCGTTCTATGTATGGCATTGCAATAACATTGGTCTTGTTTCTCGGACTAAATAATgatcttgaaaaatgatatcgatatatatatagtcTCGCTTCAATGCGCGCCTTGAAGACGATTTAGATGCGAATAATGATGGCGTAGGGGGCGTCGGGCTAAGCTGTACCGGTAGCGGTAGTCTCTTAATGGGCGAGCTAGGTGGTCCCGCCGCCACCGGGAATCCCAGCCCGACCAAATGATGTGCCGGATTTTTAATAGTAACCTTACATTTAAACTTAATGGGGGTGGATTTGGGTATGGTTTCAAGAAATAATTGATAATTGGATTAGTTATCCCTGGTTTGGTCCTAAATTTTAATGCGTCTCAGTATGATTTTCGGTGAAAACCGAGAATCGGGAACGAAACCGGGGAGCCGATTTGTGCCCTATTGTTTTGCCTACAAGgcatttttgtttcttgaatcAGTATTCGCTTTTAAGCTTGGGCTTTGACTTCAAAAGTTGAGGCGGATTTCAACTTATGGTCTAGGGCGTCAAAACTAGACGCTCAGCCATTGCCTTTTGATGTTCATTGGTGAGTTTCCCATTGTCAGTTTAATAACGTTACTTGAAGTTTCTTGGTTTTGAACTTGAAAGTTCTCTTCATAAGGGTATGGCCCTAATTGAAATTGTTACTTAAGTTGCACTTTTCAACTGGGTCCTTCAAatcgaaaaattatctccaaaaaAGTGCATGGGAGTTTCCTAGAGCCATGAGAATGCTTGAGTATCTAGAAGTGCTTGACGTCATGACTATAACATTGAACGGTTGATTTATGTCCTTGATGGAATTGAGCGTTACATGAATTTACATATGGTAGGGGGTCAGCTGAGTAGTATGCGCATCCCAAAAGCATCTGAAATGcttatttaagatttttcattctTGAGAGAAAAGCATGAAAATCTAGTTGGTGGATGATGCATTTCTGCGCGTCCTTTCTTTTTACGGTTTGATTAAAAGCCAGTTTAATGAGAATGAtagtcttttattttttttcttataagaaCTTTGATGTGCTTATCTATGAAGGGGTTTGTACTAATCTTTCTTGCAATCACTAAGGATTAATGTGTGGGAGGTCGTTTGTAATTGAAATAGGGGTTACTCTTAAGGAGAGATATATAATTCTCTACTAATATTCAATTATAAAGTTCTAACAAAGAGGTTAGACAGAGATTTTACATAAAAGGTTTTCAAATATCAACGATTACAAAGAGCgacaacaaaattggacatcacACTATTTTTTCAAGACCATTAGATCTACTCTAGTTTCATTTCCTTAAATATTGGTATTTTGTTATAATTCATATAAATCCTACTAAGGCGAGTCCTATGGGAATGAATTCAAAACATCTTGTTTTTGCTCAGAGAGTGAGATAAATTACCCTACAATACATTATTTGGTGAAAATATGCAATGTCGttgaaataatataatttaGGTTTTATATTACGTGTTTTGAACTCTGTATTATTTATTGTATTCTACATGTTCATCTTATATGAGTTGATGTTATTGACAAATTGgaaattttctgttttgtttttgcataattcattttgcttaatgaaaaatgaaacaagaaaataggAACCCGTTAGACCCTAGAATCTGCGACAAGGTAAATTCCAGGTTCCAGGATATACAGGAAATGTTTCGGATTCCAACAAATGAGAAACTTAGTGCTTCTTTAAGGAAATTATTATaagaattatttgaaaaaaaaaaaaagggtcatgACTGCGGGCATATTTTATGAGAGAGATGCAAAACCTTTATGCGATTCTATCATTGTATGTGTCCTCCAGGACATGCTTGGATTAACTTTTACCTTTTAGTTTTGGCCTTTTACCGAATTTAAATCTTGTCCTACACACACTTTTTGAGTTTTAATACTTTTTTCGAGATGAAACACTTGAAACACTATCAACATATACATGTTGACACATAGGTATATACATGAATGTTTTCATACTTTTTGTAAATTCGGATATCAcagaaaagttataaaaaaaaagaaaaagattaccTTTTGCTTATCTTTAAAGCAACACAAAGCCCTTAATCGCCGGTAAAAGAACATGACCAAATCCATAATTTATAAGTGTGGGGATTTCTTATGGGCCAGTGTCAATTTGATGGGCCTAAATCGTACTTTGGGCTGAGTATTCCATCAGGAAAATTCTCTTGGAATCCGCAGGCTATGGCCCCTCAGGTTTATACCGAATCCTAgcttttgttgcttttgaaTATGAATCTCTCTCGTGCCGGGAAGACCTGCCTGATTCGTTTCCCGAACCAATTACAATCATCAGTCATTTCCCCTTTTCCCGTACATTGGGATTGCCACGTGGCATGATCCTATCCGCTAAAAATCTCGATCCTCTCGTTATAGAAATGCTTCATCGATCCACTCGTTATCTTTAGACTCTCGGACTCCGGTGGCGAATCACCTTGGAACCTCCACGACGATCTCCTAGCGAGTCCGCAGTTGAGCCCCCTAGAATTGCCCACTCCTCCTCTCATGTTCTCTTTACATCATTCCGAGCCCGACATTACTGCCACGCAGCCTCTTCGTTGGCCTCGACTTCAACctaacattttcttctttaggcCATTTATTTCTTCGCTTAAATGTAGATAGGTACATCCCTCGTGGAAGAGATATCGAATATGTAGGATGGTTGATAGGCAGGCGGAGGAGGGACGTGAAGAGCTTGCTGGGATTAGGTAAGAGGGTCCAAGTTTAGCCAAAGGTTTCGTTTTGGAACCCTGGCATCTGTATCTAAGGCTAAGGCTAAATGTAGCCATAGACAGAAATCTaactaaaaacaaaattgactGAAAAAGGATTAGAGGAGAAATCTCAATAGAGAGAACCCATAACAATAGAATTGatcaattttatatatttttctaaataagtGTATTGAAAGTTCTAGAATTTGTCACGAGAATgttattaaattctaaaactttcaaaaagtgtaattaaatcttaaaatttattaaattagtgcaattaaatcataaGACTTattaataccatttttttttaaaagtttgacGAATTTAATGGAGAGATTTGACTGCACAAacttaataagttttaagacttgattacattttttaaaaatttgaagtccTCACTTTTATACCTAAGATAGAGCTTATCAATTTTCTAATCAAAGCTGAACGTAGGCATGTATAGAAatctaattaataataaaattcattaaa of the Eucalyptus grandis isolate ANBG69807.140 chromosome 10, ASM1654582v1, whole genome shotgun sequence genome contains:
- the LOC104422756 gene encoding naringenin,2-oxoglutarate 3-dioxygenase, producing the protein MAKTLTALAGEKTLQSKFVRDEDERPTVAYNQFSNVIPVISLAGIDEVGGRRAEICKKIVEACEDWGVFQVVDHGVDTGLITDMTRLAREFFALPSEEKLRFDMTGGKKGGFIVSSHLQGEAVQDWREIVTYFSYPLRTRDYSRWPDKPEAWKSVTEQYSEKLMALACKLLEVLSEAMGLEKEALTKACVDMDQKVVVNYYPKCPQPDLTLGLKRHTDPGTITLLLQDQVGGLQATRDGGKSWITVQPVEGAFVVNLGDHGHFLSNGRFKNADHQAVVNSNYSRLSIATFQNPAPEATVYPLKVREGEECIMPEPITFAEMYRRKMSKDLELARQKKLAKEQEQLKDAEKTKLEAKPIEQIFA